The proteins below are encoded in one region of Streptomyces roseirectus:
- the pyrF gene encoding orotidine-5'-phosphate decarboxylase, producing MSGFGARLRRAMDERGPLCVGIDPHASLLAEWGLDDDVKGLERFSRTVVEAVADRVAVLKPQSAFFERFGSRGVAVLETTVAQAREAGALVLMDAKRGDIGSTMAAYAEAFLAPGSPLFSDALTVSPYLGYGSLAPAVSLARESGCGLFVLALTSNPEGGEVQHAVRSDGRNVAATVLAHLAAENAGEEPLGSFGAVVGATLGDLSSYDLDMGGALLAPGVGAQGATAADLPRVFGAALPRVVPNVSRGVLRFGPDVKALREAAERIAGEVRDVVAG from the coding sequence ATGAGCGGGTTCGGTGCGCGGCTGCGCCGTGCGATGGACGAGCGCGGGCCGCTGTGCGTGGGGATCGACCCGCACGCCTCGCTGCTCGCCGAGTGGGGGCTCGACGACGACGTCAAGGGGCTCGAACGGTTCAGCCGGACCGTCGTCGAGGCGGTCGCCGACCGGGTCGCCGTCCTCAAGCCGCAGAGCGCGTTCTTCGAGCGGTTCGGGTCGCGCGGGGTCGCCGTCCTGGAGACGACCGTGGCGCAGGCGCGCGAGGCCGGGGCGCTGGTGCTCATGGACGCGAAGCGGGGGGACATCGGCTCGACGATGGCCGCCTACGCGGAGGCGTTCCTCGCGCCGGGCTCGCCGCTGTTCTCCGACGCGCTGACCGTGTCGCCGTACCTCGGGTACGGGTCGCTGGCGCCGGCCGTCTCGCTGGCGCGCGAGAGCGGCTGCGGGCTGTTCGTGCTCGCGCTGACGTCCAACCCCGAGGGCGGCGAGGTGCAGCACGCGGTCCGTTCCGACGGGCGGAACGTGGCGGCGACGGTGCTGGCCCACCTCGCGGCCGAGAACGCCGGGGAGGAGCCCCTGGGGTCCTTCGGGGCGGTCGTCGGGGCGACGCTGGGCGACCTCTCGTCGTACGACCTCGACATGGGCGGCGCGCTGCTCGCGCCGGGCGTGGGGGCGCAGGGGGCGACGGCCGCCGATCTGCCCCGGGTGTTCGGGGCGGCGCTGCCCCGGGTGGTGCCGAACGTCAGCCGGGGGGTGCTGCGGTTCGGGCCCGACGTGAAGGCGCTGCGGGAGGCGGCGGAGCGGATCGCCGGTGAGGTACGGGACGTGGTGGCGGGGTGA
- a CDS encoding quinone-dependent dihydroorotate dehydrogenase, protein MYNLFFRLFFQRMDAEKAHHLAFRWIRLVARVPVLRTFVAAALAPRYKELRTEAFGLRMHGPFGLAAGFDKNAVAVDGMAMLGFDHVEIGTVTGEAQPGNPKKRLFRLVADRALINRMGFNNEGSLVVAARLASREPVFRTVVGVNIGKTKTVPEEEAAGDYVKSAERLAPYADYLVVNVSSPNTPGLRNLQAVDHLRPLLGAVREAADRVVPGRHVPLLVKIAPDLADEDVDAVADLAVELGLDGIIATNTTIAREGLTSEASLTEETGGLSGAPLKARSLEVLRRLYARVGDRITLVGVGGVESAEDVWERILAGATLVQGYSAFIYEGPFWNRALHKGLAARLRTSPYASLADAVGADVRRTTV, encoded by the coding sequence ATGTACAACCTGTTCTTCCGTCTGTTCTTCCAGCGCATGGATGCCGAGAAGGCGCATCACCTGGCCTTCCGGTGGATCCGGCTCGTCGCGCGCGTCCCGGTGCTGCGCACCTTCGTCGCCGCCGCGCTCGCGCCCCGCTACAAGGAGCTGCGCACCGAAGCCTTCGGGCTGCGGATGCACGGGCCGTTCGGTCTGGCCGCCGGGTTCGACAAGAACGCCGTCGCGGTCGACGGGATGGCGATGCTGGGGTTCGACCACGTCGAGATCGGCACGGTGACCGGGGAGGCGCAGCCCGGGAATCCCAAGAAGCGGCTGTTCCGGCTGGTGGCCGACCGCGCGCTGATCAACCGGATGGGGTTCAACAACGAGGGTTCGCTGGTGGTCGCGGCGCGGCTCGCGTCCCGGGAGCCGGTGTTCAGGACGGTCGTCGGCGTCAACATCGGCAAGACCAAGACCGTGCCGGAGGAGGAGGCCGCCGGGGACTACGTGAAGTCCGCCGAGCGCCTCGCGCCCTACGCCGACTACCTGGTCGTCAACGTGTCGTCGCCGAACACGCCGGGCTTGCGGAATCTGCAAGCCGTTGATCACTTGCGACCGCTTCTGGGCGCCGTGCGCGAGGCCGCCGACCGGGTCGTGCCGGGCCGGCACGTGCCGCTCCTGGTGAAGATCGCGCCGGACCTCGCGGACGAGGACGTCGACGCCGTCGCCGACCTCGCCGTGGAGCTGGGGCTGGACGGGATCATCGCGACGAACACGACCATCGCGCGCGAGGGGCTGACGTCCGAGGCGTCCCTCACCGAGGAGACCGGCGGGCTGTCCGGGGCGCCCCTGAAGGCGCGCTCCCTTGAGGTGCTGCGGCGCCTCTACGCGCGCGTGGGCGACCGGATCACCCTGGTGGGCGTCGGCGGCGTCGAGAGCGCCGAGGACGTCTGGGAGCGGATCCTCGCGGGGGCGACGCTCGTCCAGGGGTACAGCGCGTTCATCTACGAGGGGCCGTTCTGGAACCGCGCCCTGCACAAGGGGCTCGCCGCGCGCCTGCGCACGAGCCCGTACGCCAGCCTCGCCGACGCGGTCGGCGCCGATGTGAGGAGGACGACGGTATGA
- the carB gene encoding carbamoyl-phosphate synthase large subunit, which translates to MPKRTDIQSVLVIGSGPIVIGQAAEFDYSGTQACRVLKSEGLRVILVNSNPATIMTDPEIADATYVEPITPEFVEKIIAKERPDALLPTLGGQTALNTAISMHEQGVLEKYGVELIGANVEAINKGEDRDLFKAVVEAVRAKIGHGESARSVICHSMDDVLAGVDTLGGYPVVVRPSFTMGGAGSGFAHDEAELRRIAGQGLTLSPTTEVLLEESILGWKEYELELMRDKHDNVVVVCSIENFDPMGVHTGDSITVAPSMTLTDREYQRLRDIGIAIIREVGVDTGGCNIQFAVNPDDGRIIVIEMNPRVSRSSALASKATGFPIAKIAAKLAVGYTLDEIPNDITEKTPASFEPTLDYVVVKAPRFAFEKFPQADSTLTTTMKSVGEAMAIGRNFTEALQKALRSLEKKGSQFTFVGPVGDKDELLAASVRPTDGRINTVMQAIRAGATPEEVFAYTKIDPWFVDQLFLIKETADELAAAEELYPQLLADAKRHGFSDAQIGEIQGLREDVVREVRHALGVRPVYKTVDTCAAEFAAKTPYFYSSYDEESEVAPREKPAVIILGSGPNRIGQGIEFDYSCVHASFALSEAGYETVMVNCNPETVSTDYDTSDRLYFEPLTLEDVLEIVHAETLAGPVAGVVVQLGGQTPLGLAQALKDNGVPVVGTPPEAIHAAEDRGAFGRVLAEAGLPAPKHGTATTFAGAKAIADEIGYPVLVRPSYVLGGRGMEIVYDEARLESYIAESTEISPSRPVLVDRFLDDAIEIDVDALYDGRELYLGGVMEHIEEAGIHSGDSACALPPITLGGHDVKRLRASTEAIARGVGVRGLINIQFAMAGDILYVLEANPRASRTVPFTSKATAVPLAKAAARISLGATIAELRAEGLLPARGDGGELPMDAPISVKEAVMPWSRFRDIHGRGVDTVLGPEMRSTGEVMGIDSVFGTAYAKSQAGAYGPLPTKGRAFISVANRDKRSMIFPARELVAHGFELLATSGTAEVLKRNGLNATVVRKQSEGTGPAGEKTIVQLIHDGEVDLIVNTPYGTGGRLDGYEIRTAAVARSVPCLTTVQALAAAVQGIDALNHGGVGVRSLQEHAEHLTAARD; encoded by the coding sequence GTGCCTAAGCGCACCGATATCCAGTCCGTCCTGGTCATCGGCTCCGGCCCGATCGTCATCGGCCAGGCCGCCGAGTTCGACTACTCCGGCACCCAGGCGTGCCGGGTCCTGAAGTCCGAGGGCCTGCGGGTCATCCTCGTCAACTCGAACCCGGCGACGATCATGACCGACCCGGAGATCGCCGACGCGACCTACGTCGAGCCGATCACCCCCGAGTTCGTCGAGAAGATCATCGCCAAGGAGCGCCCCGACGCCCTCCTGCCCACCCTGGGCGGCCAGACCGCCCTGAACACCGCGATCTCCATGCACGAGCAGGGTGTGCTGGAGAAGTACGGGGTCGAGCTGATCGGCGCCAACGTCGAGGCCATCAACAAGGGCGAGGACCGCGACCTCTTCAAGGCGGTCGTCGAGGCGGTCCGCGCCAAGATCGGGCACGGCGAGTCCGCCCGCTCGGTCATCTGCCACTCCATGGACGATGTCCTCGCGGGCGTGGACACCCTCGGCGGCTACCCCGTCGTCGTCCGCCCCTCCTTCACCATGGGCGGCGCCGGCTCCGGGTTCGCCCACGACGAGGCCGAGTTGAGGCGTATCGCGGGGCAGGGGTTGACGCTGTCGCCGACGACCGAGGTGCTGCTGGAGGAGTCGATCCTGGGGTGGAAGGAGTACGAGCTGGAGCTGATGCGCGACAAGCACGACAACGTCGTGGTCGTGTGCTCCATCGAGAACTTCGACCCGATGGGCGTGCACACCGGTGACTCGATCACCGTCGCGCCGTCGATGACCCTCACCGACCGCGAGTACCAGCGTCTGCGGGACATCGGCATCGCGATCATCCGCGAGGTCGGCGTCGACACGGGCGGCTGCAACATCCAGTTCGCGGTCAACCCGGACGACGGCCGCATCATCGTGATCGAGATGAACCCGCGTGTGTCGCGGTCGTCGGCGCTGGCCTCGAAGGCGACGGGGTTCCCGATCGCGAAGATCGCGGCGAAGCTGGCCGTCGGGTACACGCTGGACGAGATCCCGAACGACATCACGGAGAAGACGCCCGCGTCGTTCGAGCCGACCCTCGACTACGTCGTCGTCAAGGCGCCCCGGTTCGCGTTCGAGAAGTTCCCGCAGGCGGACTCGACGCTGACGACGACCATGAAGTCCGTCGGCGAGGCGATGGCCATCGGCCGCAACTTCACGGAGGCGTTGCAGAAGGCGCTGCGCTCGCTGGAGAAGAAGGGCAGCCAGTTCACGTTCGTCGGCCCGGTCGGTGACAAGGACGAGCTGCTGGCCGCGTCCGTGCGGCCGACGGACGGGCGCATCAACACGGTCATGCAGGCGATCCGCGCGGGCGCCACGCCGGAGGAGGTCTTCGCGTACACGAAGATCGACCCCTGGTTCGTGGACCAGCTCTTCCTGATCAAGGAGACGGCCGACGAGCTGGCCGCCGCCGAGGAGCTGTATCCGCAACTGCTGGCCGACGCGAAGCGGCACGGTTTCTCCGACGCGCAGATCGGTGAGATCCAGGGGCTGCGTGAGGACGTCGTGCGCGAGGTGCGGCACGCGCTGGGAGTGCGGCCGGTCTACAAGACGGTCGACACGTGTGCGGCGGAGTTCGCGGCGAAGACGCCGTACTTCTACTCGTCCTACGACGAGGAGAGCGAGGTCGCGCCGCGCGAGAAGCCGGCCGTCATCATCCTGGGTTCCGGGCCCAACCGCATCGGTCAGGGCATCGAGTTCGACTACTCGTGTGTGCACGCGTCCTTCGCGCTGTCGGAGGCCGGGTACGAGACGGTGATGGTCAACTGCAACCCGGAGACGGTGTCGACGGACTACGACACCTCCGACCGGCTGTACTTCGAGCCGCTGACGCTGGAGGACGTGCTGGAGATCGTCCACGCGGAGACGCTGGCGGGTCCGGTCGCGGGCGTGGTCGTGCAGCTCGGCGGACAGACCCCGCTCGGGCTCGCGCAGGCGCTGAAGGACAACGGGGTGCCGGTGGTGGGCACGCCGCCGGAGGCGATCCACGCGGCCGAGGACCGGGGCGCGTTCGGGCGGGTGCTGGCCGAAGCGGGCCTGCCCGCGCCGAAGCACGGCACGGCGACGACGTTCGCGGGGGCGAAGGCGATCGCGGACGAGATCGGCTACCCCGTCCTCGTCCGCCCCTCCTATGTGCTGGGCGGGCGTGGGATGGAGATCGTGTACGACGAGGCGCGGCTGGAGTCGTACATCGCGGAGTCGACGGAGATCAGTCCGTCGCGTCCGGTGCTGGTGGACCGGTTCCTGGACGACGCGATCGAGATCGACGTGGATGCCCTCTACGACGGGCGGGAGCTGTATCTGGGCGGGGTGATGGAGCACATCGAGGAGGCCGGGATCCATTCCGGGGACTCGGCGTGCGCGCTGCCGCCGATCACGCTGGGCGGGCACGACGTGAAGCGTCTGCGTGCCTCGACCGAGGCCATCGCGCGGGGGGTGGGGGTGCGGGGTCTGATCAACATCCAGTTCGCGATGGCCGGGGACATCCTCTACGTCCTGGAGGCCAACCCGCGTGCCTCGCGCACCGTCCCCTTCACCTCGAAGGCGACGGCGGTGCCGCTGGCGAAGGCCGCCGCCCGGATCTCGCTCGGCGCGACCATCGCGGAGCTGCGGGCGGAGGGTCTGCTGCCGGCGCGCGGGGACGGGGGTGAACTGCCCATGGACGCGCCGATCTCGGTGAAGGAGGCGGTGATGCCGTGGTCGCGGTTCCGTGACATCCACGGGCGCGGTGTCGACACCGTCCTGGGCCCGGAGATGCGCTCGACGGGCGAGGTCATGGGCATCGACTCCGTCTTCGGCACCGCCTACGCCAAATCCCAGGCCGGGGCTTATGGGCCGTTGCCGACGAAGGGGCGGGCGTTCATCTCGGTCGCCAACCGCGACAAGCGCTCGATGATCTTCCCGGCGCGTGAGCTGGTCGCGCACGGCTTCGAACTCCTCGCGACCTCCGGCACCGCCGAAGTCCTCAAGCGCAACGGCCTGAACGCGACCGTGGTGCGCAAGCAGTCCGAGGGCACCGGCCCGGCCGGGGAGAAGACGATCGTCCAGCTCATCCACGACGGTGAGGTCGACCTGATCGTCAACACCCCCTACGGGACCGGAGGCCGCCTGGACGGCTACGAGATCCGTACCGCGGCCGTGGCGCGCAGTGTGCCGTGCCTGACCACCGTCCAGGCCCTCGCCGCCGCCGTCCAGGGCATCGACGCACTCAACCACGGCGGCGTCGGCGTGCGCTCACTCCAGGAACACGCGGAACACCTGACCGCGGCCAGGGACTAG